From a single Oreochromis niloticus isolate F11D_XX linkage group LG4, O_niloticus_UMD_NMBU, whole genome shotgun sequence genomic region:
- the si:ch211-198m17.1 gene encoding mucin-2 isoform X1, whose translation MFLICLLAVFLFGSAAKGATTESVTYNYTTSGEMNNVTSTAFPTSLLTTATNSNSSSALTDSGLTTASEVTTATESTTREFTTVHTTLTNAETINLSTHSTITTNATVTENSTVATGSPAPSPSPPATDASMSTARPGTSNPTSDSETTNTTTVPVPATNQTMSTSTLIAHATTNISLSTPHSTNGTTGSTSVTQTNNDTTVSTPITNTSNDTSTIMPITNTTTHTIASTPVTQTNNDTTVSPPITNTSNDTSTIMPVTNTTINITASTPVTQTNTDTTVSTPITNTSNDTTTVMPVTNTTINITASTPVTQTNNDTTASTPITNTSNNTSTNAPVTNSTSHTIASTPVTQTNTDTTVSTPITNTSNDTTTVMPVTNTTINITASTPVTQTNTDTTVSTPITNTSNDTTTVMPVTNTTINITASTPVTQTNNDTTASTPFTHTSNSTAMVTSPTSNHSTNITPVTPTSNNTTFITATTPLSNVTTSTTEETSNSTAITTTLASVSSTAVLTPTTQPNTTNTSPETAASTTAPLSSTAAINTTLTAGPSPSSPTTISNSSSFPPSTSPGNSTVPPSGNATTLSPSTASSGVPATTTHSTEASGITTAIPTTISNITTTTLQPTQITTSNQTTPAPPTTTQSPVIVCPAVPCPLESVCLNGTCQCLSGTYLLNGRCVPANVFPGRLHLTSLTFQDEMYNRSSKIFQMTAADISATLSNILKNQPGYIRSDVVQLEPGSVQATVNNVFSDTTETQATVNDAINEAIKTSTGLLAQATYTSTNLCEQKPLPCDVSTTVCTDTNGHATCACKDGYISIVYSNTSCKACPSGQRAVGGVCEACPFGYAGFNCNDSALLAVVIISCVLGGVLLILILALLIYCCWRLCSNRKQDISSSPYSTEDLNQPWPTGIMPIPRANTKWDGAPSIEMTEGGSSNALVDKKHQSNGMGFQRKQKGWKKTGSYDLNPEAMMTFKGKNTSRYSYLVQGHENPYFLPGDEKKN comes from the exons GAGCAACAACTGAATCTGTTACATATAATTACACAACCAGTGGAGAAATGAACAATGTGACTTCAACAGCTTTTCCGACGTCACTCTTGACTACTGCCACAAACTCAAATTCAAGCAGTGCCCTCACAGACAGCGGCTTGACAACTGCTTCAGAAGTGACTACAGCAACAGAAAGTACTACTCGAGAATTCACAACTGTGCACACAACTCTCACCAATGCAGAGACAATTAATCTGAGCACTCATTCCACGATCACTACTAATGCTACGGTTACTGAGAACAGTACTGTGGCCACTGGCAGCCCAGCTCCCTCTCCATCACCTCCAGCCACTGACGCAAGCATGTCGACTGCAAGGCCAGGGACAAGCAATCCTACCAGCGATAGTGAGACTACAAATACAACCACCGTTCCGGTTCCAGCCACGAATCAAACAATGAGCACAAGTACATTGATCGCACACGCAACCACCAACATATCTCTAAGTACACCACACTCCACCAATGGCACAACTGGAAGTACATCAGTCACACAGACTAACAACGACACCACTGTTAGCACACCAATTACAAACACCAGCAATGACACATCTACAATTATGCCAATCACAAACACAACTACCCACACAATTGCAAGTACACCAGTCACCCAGACTAACAATGACACCACTGTTAGCCCACCAATTACAAACACCAGCAATGACACATCTACAATTATGCCAGTCACAAACACAACCATCAACATAACTGCAAGTACACCAGTCACCCAGACTAACACTGACACCACTGTTAGCACACCAATTACCAACACCAGCAATGACACAACTACAGTCATGCCAGTCACAAACACAACCATCAACATAACTGCAAGTACACCAGTCACCCAGACTAACAACGACACCACTGCCAGTACACCAATTACAAACACCAGTAATAACACGTCTACAAATGCACCAGTGACAAACTCAACCTCTCACACAATTGCAAGTACACCAGTCACCCAGACTAACACTGACACCACTGTTAGCACACCAATTACCAACACCAGCAATGACACAACTACAGTCATGCCAGTCACAAACACAACCATCAACATAACTGCAAGTACACCAGTCACCCAGACTAACACTGACACCACTGTTAGCACACCAATTACCAACACCAGCAATGACACAACTACAGTCATGCCAGTCACAAACACAACCATCAACATAACTGCAAGTACACCAGTCACCCAGACTAACAACGACACCACTGCCAGTACACCATTTACACACACAAGCAACAGCACGGCTATGGTTACTTCTCCCACAAGCAACCATTCAACTAACATTACTCCAGTCACACCCACAAGCAACAACACAACTTTTATTACAGCAACTACACCACTAAGCAACGTCACAACTTCAACTACTGAAGAAACCAGCAACAGCACAGCAATTACAACTACACTCGCCTCAGTAAGCTCTACAGCTGTGTTAACTCCAACTACTCAACCAAACACTACTAACACCTCTCCTGAGACTGCTGCATCCACTACTGCACCCTTGTCCTCAACTGCTGCCATAAACACAACACTCACAGCTGGACCCTCACCCTCTTCACCCACCACCATCTCCAACTCCAGCTCTTTCCCTCCAAGCACCTCCCCAGGCAATAGCACCGTACCCCCCAGTGGAAATGCCACCACCCTTAGTCCCTCAACAGCAAGCTCAGGAG TACCCGCAACTACAACTCATTCAACTGAAGCTAGTGGCATTACAACTGCCATTCCAACCACCATCTCTAACATCACAACCACCACCCTGCAACCAACACAGATCACTACCAGCAACCAAACCACTCCAGCTCCACCCACCACCACGCAGAGTCCAGTCATAG TGTGTCCAGCTGTCCCATGTCCACTTGAAAGCGTCTGTCTTAATGGCACTTGCCAGTGTCTCTCTGGTACCTACCTGCTGAATGGACGTTGTGTAcctg CCAATGTGTTCCCAGGCAGGCTTCATCTTACCTCCTTGACATTTCAAGATGAAATGTACAACAGATCCTCAAAGATATTCCAGATGACGGCTGCTGACATTTCAGCAACA CTTAGCAATATCCTCAAAAACCAGCCAGGGTATATCCGGTCTGATGTTGTGCAGCTTGA ACCAGGAAGCGTGCAAGCAACTGTAAATAATGTGTTTAGTGACACCACTGAAACTCAAGCTACCGTTAATGACGCCATAAATGAAGCTATAAAAACTTCCACTGGACTTCTGGCTCAAGCTACATATACAA GTACAAACCTGTGTGAGCAGAAGCCATTACCTTGTGATGTCTCCACTACAGTATGCACAGATACAAATGGCCATGCTACATGTGCCTGTAAAGATGGCTACATCTCCATTGTGTACTCAAACACTAGTTGCAAAG cgtgtCCAAGCGGACAGAGGGCAGTGGGAGGAGTATGCGAAGC ATGTCCATTTGGGTATGCTGGATTCAACTGCAATGACT CGGCCCTGCTGGCAGTGGTGATCATCTCCTGTGTACTAGGAGGAGTTCTACTCATTCTTATCCTGGCTTTGCTCATATACTGCTGCTG GAGGCTGTGCTCGAATAGAAAGCAAGACATTAGCAGCAGCCCTTACTCAACAGAAGACTTAAACCAGCCCTGGCCTACTGGCATCATGCCCATCCCCCGTGCCAACACTAAATGGGATGGAGCTCCTTCTATAGAGATGACAGAAGGGGGCAGCAGTAATGCCCTGGTGGACAAAAAGCATCAAAGCAACGGAATG GGGTTTCAGCGGAAGCAGAAAGGATGGAAAAAG ACGGGATCGTACGATCTCAACCCGGAAGCAATGATGACCTTCAAAGGTAAAAATACATCCCGTTACTCGTATCTGGTTCAAGGCCATGAGAATCCTTACTTCTTACCTGGAGACgagaagaaaaactga
- the si:ch211-198m17.1 gene encoding mucin-2 isoform X2: protein MFLICLLAVFLFGSAAKGATTESVTYNYTTSGEMNNVTSTAFPTSLLTTATNSNSSSALTDSGLTTASEVTTATESTTREFTTVHTTLTNAETINLSTHSTITTNATVTENSTVATGSPAPSPSPPATDASMSTARPGTSNPTSDSETTNTTTVPVPATNQTMSTSTLIAHATTNISLSTPHSTNGTTGSTSVTQTNNDTTVSTPITNTSNDTSTIMPITNTTTHTIASTPVTQTNNDTTVSPPITNTSNDTSTIMPVTNTTINITASTPVTQTNTDTTVSTPITNTSNDTTTVMPVTNTTINITASTPVTQTNNDTTASTPITNTSNNTSTNAPVTNSTSHTIASTPVTQTNTDTTVSTPITNTSNDTTTVMPVTNTTINITASTPVTQTNTDTTVSTPITNTSNDTTTVMPVTNTTINITASTPVTQTNNDTTASTPFTHTSNSTAMVTSPTSNHSTNITPVTPTSNNTTFITATTPLSNVTTSTTEETSNSTAITTTLASVSSTAVLTPTTQPNTTNTSPETAASTTAPLSSTAAINTTLTAGPSPSSPTTISNSSSFPPSTSPGNSTVPPSGNATTLSPSTASSGVPATTTHSTEASGITTAIPTTISNITTTTLQPTQITTSNQTTPAPPTTTQSPVIVCPAVPCPLESVCLNGTCQCLSGTYLLNGRCVPANVFPGRLHLTSLTFQDEMYNRSSKIFQMTAADISATLSNILKNQPGYIRSDVVQLEPGSVQATVNNVFSDTTETQATVNDAINEAIKTSTGLLAQATYTSTNLCEQKPLPCDVSTTVCTDTNGHATCACKDGYISIVYSNTSCKACPSGQRAVGGVCEACPFGYAGFNCNDSALLAVVIISCVLGGVLLILILALLIYCCWRLCSNRKQDISSSPYSTEDLNQPWPTGIMPIPRANTKWDGAPSIEMTEGGSSNALVDKKHQSNGMTGSYDLNPEAMMTFKGKNTSRYSYLVQGHENPYFLPGDEKKN from the exons GAGCAACAACTGAATCTGTTACATATAATTACACAACCAGTGGAGAAATGAACAATGTGACTTCAACAGCTTTTCCGACGTCACTCTTGACTACTGCCACAAACTCAAATTCAAGCAGTGCCCTCACAGACAGCGGCTTGACAACTGCTTCAGAAGTGACTACAGCAACAGAAAGTACTACTCGAGAATTCACAACTGTGCACACAACTCTCACCAATGCAGAGACAATTAATCTGAGCACTCATTCCACGATCACTACTAATGCTACGGTTACTGAGAACAGTACTGTGGCCACTGGCAGCCCAGCTCCCTCTCCATCACCTCCAGCCACTGACGCAAGCATGTCGACTGCAAGGCCAGGGACAAGCAATCCTACCAGCGATAGTGAGACTACAAATACAACCACCGTTCCGGTTCCAGCCACGAATCAAACAATGAGCACAAGTACATTGATCGCACACGCAACCACCAACATATCTCTAAGTACACCACACTCCACCAATGGCACAACTGGAAGTACATCAGTCACACAGACTAACAACGACACCACTGTTAGCACACCAATTACAAACACCAGCAATGACACATCTACAATTATGCCAATCACAAACACAACTACCCACACAATTGCAAGTACACCAGTCACCCAGACTAACAATGACACCACTGTTAGCCCACCAATTACAAACACCAGCAATGACACATCTACAATTATGCCAGTCACAAACACAACCATCAACATAACTGCAAGTACACCAGTCACCCAGACTAACACTGACACCACTGTTAGCACACCAATTACCAACACCAGCAATGACACAACTACAGTCATGCCAGTCACAAACACAACCATCAACATAACTGCAAGTACACCAGTCACCCAGACTAACAACGACACCACTGCCAGTACACCAATTACAAACACCAGTAATAACACGTCTACAAATGCACCAGTGACAAACTCAACCTCTCACACAATTGCAAGTACACCAGTCACCCAGACTAACACTGACACCACTGTTAGCACACCAATTACCAACACCAGCAATGACACAACTACAGTCATGCCAGTCACAAACACAACCATCAACATAACTGCAAGTACACCAGTCACCCAGACTAACACTGACACCACTGTTAGCACACCAATTACCAACACCAGCAATGACACAACTACAGTCATGCCAGTCACAAACACAACCATCAACATAACTGCAAGTACACCAGTCACCCAGACTAACAACGACACCACTGCCAGTACACCATTTACACACACAAGCAACAGCACGGCTATGGTTACTTCTCCCACAAGCAACCATTCAACTAACATTACTCCAGTCACACCCACAAGCAACAACACAACTTTTATTACAGCAACTACACCACTAAGCAACGTCACAACTTCAACTACTGAAGAAACCAGCAACAGCACAGCAATTACAACTACACTCGCCTCAGTAAGCTCTACAGCTGTGTTAACTCCAACTACTCAACCAAACACTACTAACACCTCTCCTGAGACTGCTGCATCCACTACTGCACCCTTGTCCTCAACTGCTGCCATAAACACAACACTCACAGCTGGACCCTCACCCTCTTCACCCACCACCATCTCCAACTCCAGCTCTTTCCCTCCAAGCACCTCCCCAGGCAATAGCACCGTACCCCCCAGTGGAAATGCCACCACCCTTAGTCCCTCAACAGCAAGCTCAGGAG TACCCGCAACTACAACTCATTCAACTGAAGCTAGTGGCATTACAACTGCCATTCCAACCACCATCTCTAACATCACAACCACCACCCTGCAACCAACACAGATCACTACCAGCAACCAAACCACTCCAGCTCCACCCACCACCACGCAGAGTCCAGTCATAG TGTGTCCAGCTGTCCCATGTCCACTTGAAAGCGTCTGTCTTAATGGCACTTGCCAGTGTCTCTCTGGTACCTACCTGCTGAATGGACGTTGTGTAcctg CCAATGTGTTCCCAGGCAGGCTTCATCTTACCTCCTTGACATTTCAAGATGAAATGTACAACAGATCCTCAAAGATATTCCAGATGACGGCTGCTGACATTTCAGCAACA CTTAGCAATATCCTCAAAAACCAGCCAGGGTATATCCGGTCTGATGTTGTGCAGCTTGA ACCAGGAAGCGTGCAAGCAACTGTAAATAATGTGTTTAGTGACACCACTGAAACTCAAGCTACCGTTAATGACGCCATAAATGAAGCTATAAAAACTTCCACTGGACTTCTGGCTCAAGCTACATATACAA GTACAAACCTGTGTGAGCAGAAGCCATTACCTTGTGATGTCTCCACTACAGTATGCACAGATACAAATGGCCATGCTACATGTGCCTGTAAAGATGGCTACATCTCCATTGTGTACTCAAACACTAGTTGCAAAG cgtgtCCAAGCGGACAGAGGGCAGTGGGAGGAGTATGCGAAGC ATGTCCATTTGGGTATGCTGGATTCAACTGCAATGACT CGGCCCTGCTGGCAGTGGTGATCATCTCCTGTGTACTAGGAGGAGTTCTACTCATTCTTATCCTGGCTTTGCTCATATACTGCTGCTG GAGGCTGTGCTCGAATAGAAAGCAAGACATTAGCAGCAGCCCTTACTCAACAGAAGACTTAAACCAGCCCTGGCCTACTGGCATCATGCCCATCCCCCGTGCCAACACTAAATGGGATGGAGCTCCTTCTATAGAGATGACAGAAGGGGGCAGCAGTAATGCCCTGGTGGACAAAAAGCATCAAAGCAACGGAATG ACGGGATCGTACGATCTCAACCCGGAAGCAATGATGACCTTCAAAGGTAAAAATACATCCCGTTACTCGTATCTGGTTCAAGGCCATGAGAATCCTTACTTCTTACCTGGAGACgagaagaaaaactga